The uncultured Desulfatiglans sp. DNA window ATCTGAATGGAGATGGAGACACCGACGACCCGAACGAGGACGTCGACTATCGGGTCAAGGATTCGGAGGGTGGATCGGCATTGCATCGCAAATCCTCCTCCGGGAGCAACGCATCTTTTCAACCTGTGATCAACCATGTCGAGGCGATCGATTTCGTCTATCTCGACCGGAACGGGAAGGTCCTCGATGACGATGGACGGGGCAACGTCACCGAGAGGGTCGGCCGGATCTCCAGTATCCAAATCCTCCTCGCCGTGAGGAGCCCGCTCGAGGACCGAAAGGTGCGGCATACCGCCGGCCTGTTCAACCTGCAGGGCCGGTGCATCCTGCCGCCCGCGCAGGATGCATACCGCCGCGCCTCCCTGATCGAAGCGGTGTATTGCCGAAACCTGCGGGTGGAAGATGACGATGCCCGGTCCTAGGCATTCGATGGCCCCCCCGGCCCTGACTCCATCCAGGATGCGCGGTTCCGGCGGGATGACCCTGATCGAGGTTCTGGCCGCCACCCTGGTCCTTTCGCTGGGCCTGCTCGCTCTCGCCTCCCTGCAGATCACGGCGATGCGCGCCAATGCCTACGCGCGGGATCTTTCCCAAGCCACAGCCATCGCCAAAACGTGCATGGAGGAGCTTTTGGCAGCGCCCTATTCAAGCCTCCAAAAGGTGACCGAATCCCGCAACGCGAACATCCGGGGGTTTCTGGCAAGAACAGCCGCTGAGCCATTGGTGCCGCACACAGCCGGGGTTCTATTGACCGTCAACGTCACCTGGCGGCAGGGAGAACGGACCCACTCCATGAAACTGCAGTCCCTCAGGAGGCCGCCATGAACCCTGCACCTCTCTTTCGAAACAGCCTGCATTCCCCTCCCACAAGCCGTCAGGAAGGGAGCGCTCTGCTGCTCGCACTCGTTTTTCTGGCTCTTTTCAGCCTGCTCGGGCTCTCCGCGATGAAGGCTTCCACCAACGAGATCCGGATGGCCGGCAGCCTCAAAGATCAGGCCGCCGCTTTCTACCATGCCGAAGCCGGCCTCCAGCACGCCCTCGAGGTCATGGAGCAGGGGCTCGCGGACGGATCCTTCAGCCTCCCTGAAATAGAAGGGAGCCCGATGTCGGCGCCTATCAGTGAAATCCCGGCAGGCTTGGAATTCCGGATAGAGCCCGGAAGCCTCCTCAAGACGGGAGGA harbors:
- a CDS encoding hypothetical protein (Evidence 5 : Unknown function); this translates as MAPPALTPSRMRGSGGMTLIEVLAATLVLSLGLLALASLQITAMRANAYARDLSQATAIAKTCMEELLAAPYSSLQKVTESRNANIRGFLARTAAEPLVPHTAGVLLTVNVTWRQGERTHSMKLQSLRRPP
- a CDS encoding conserved hypothetical protein (Evidence 4 : Unknown function but conserved in other organisms), translating into MALSRRTGSGRQASSPVEGFSLPEMMIAMAVTVILSSMLWVNYQSQHKACLFQMQTLAMQEDLRSTMTLIADDLRMAGYDPIRQAGRPAVQTGILLAGRDRIRVTMDLNGDGDTDDPNEDVDYRVKDSEGGSALHRKSSSGSNASFQPVINHVEAIDFVYLDRNGKVLDDDGRGNVTERVGRISSIQILLAVRSPLEDRKVRHTAGLFNLQGRCILPPAQDAYRRASLIEAVYCRNLRVEDDDARS